Proteins encoded within one genomic window of Thiothrix litoralis:
- a CDS encoding ribulose bisphosphate carboxylase small subunit, translating to MATVADYKQSLKYETFSYLPPLSAEEIRTQIRYIIAQGWNPAVEHVEPSGAARNYWFMWKLPLFGEQNVDAVLAELDACRREYPNNHVRLIGYDNYTQSQGTAFIVYRG from the coding sequence ATGGCAACTGTTGCAGATTACAAACAGTCACTGAAATACGAAACCTTTTCCTACCTACCGCCGCTGTCGGCGGAGGAAATCCGTACACAGATTCGCTACATCATTGCGCAAGGCTGGAACCCGGCGGTAGAACACGTCGAACCCTCTGGTGCAGCGCGTAACTACTGGTTCATGTGGAAGCTGCCGCTGTTCGGCGAGCAAAACGTCGATGCGGTACTGGCGGAACTCGATGCCTGCCGCCGTGAGTATCCGAATAATCATGTTCGCTTGATCGGCTACGACAACTACACCCAGAGCCAAGGCACTGCCTTTATCGTTTACCGGGGCTAA